The Streptomyces sp. NBC_00569 genomic sequence GCCGTCACCGGCGCGACGCTGAACGTCGGCGGACGCCTCGTCGTCGAGGCCACCCGCGTCGGCGCCGACACCCAGCTCGCCCGTATGGCACGCCTCGTGGAGGACGCGCAGAACGGCAAGGCGGCCGCGCAGCGCCTCGCCGACAGGATCTCCGCCGTGTTCGTGCCGGTCGTCATCGGGCTCGCGCTGGCCACGCTCGGGTTCTGGCTCGGCAACGGCGCCGGGATCACCGCCGCCTTCACCGCGGCCGTCGCCGTCCTCATCATCGCCTGCCCCTGCGCCCTGGGCCTCGCCACACCGACGGCGCTGATGGTCGGCACGGGGCGCGGCGCGCAGCTCGGCATCCTGATCAAGGGCCCGGAGGTCCTGGAGACCACGCGCGCGGTCGACACGATCGTCCTGGACAAGACCGGAACGGTCACGACCGGCCGGATGACGCTGCTCGCCACGCACGTGGCGGACGGCACGGACACAGGTGAAGTCCTGCGTGTGGCAGGAGCGTTGGAACACTCCTCGGAGCACCCGATCGCGCAGGCGATCGCCGACGGGGCCCGCGAGAAGGTGGGCGAGCTCGGCGTGGTCGAGGACTTCGCCGGCCTTCCCGGGCTCGGCGTGCAGGGCATCGTGGACGGCCACGCCGTACTCGTCGGCCGCGCGAAGCTGCTGGGCGAGTGGGAGATCCGGCTGCCGGCGGAGCTGGAGCGGGCCAGGGCGGAGGCCGAGGCGGCGGGGCGTACGGCCGTCGCGGTGGCCTGGGACGGGCAGGCCAGGGCCGTCCTCGAGGTCGCGGACGCGGTGAAGGACACCAGCGCGGAGGCGGTACGCCGACTGCGGGGCCTGGGCCTGACGCCCATCCTCCTCACCGGCGACAACGAAGCCGTGGCGCGGTCCGTGGCCGCCGAGGTGGGCATCGACGAGGTGATCGCGGAGGTCATGCCGCAGGACAAGGTCGACGTCGTCAAGAGGCTTCAGGGCGAAGGGCGTTCCGTGGCCATGGTCGGCGACGGCGTCAACGACGCGGCGGCCCTGGCACAGGCCGACCTGGGACTCGCGATGGGCACGGGCACGGACGCCGCGATCGAGGCCGGCGACCTGACGCTGGTCCGCGGCGACCTGAGGGCGGCGGCCGACGCGATCCGCCTGTCCCGGCGGACGCTGGGGACGATCCGCACCAACCTGTTCTGGGCGTTCGCCTACAACGTCGGCGCGCTGCCGCTGGCCGCGGCGGGCCTGCTGAACCCGATGATCGCGGGCGCGGCGATGGCGTTCTCATCGGTGTTCGTCGTGGGCAACAGCCTGCGGCTGAGGAACTTCAGGCCGCAGACGTAGGAAGGCCGCAGGCAAGCAGGGCCCGTCCGCACACGGTGGACGGGCCCTCACCCTCGACCGTTCAGCCGCCCTGCCCGCCCGCGAGGAGTTCGTCGGCGTCGATGATGCGGTACGCGTAGCCCTGCTCGGCGAGGAAGCGCTGGCGGTGGGCCGCGAAGTCCTGGTCGATGGTGTCGCGGGCGACGACGGAGTAGAAGCGGGCCTCGTGCCCGTCGGCCTTCGGGCGCAGGACACGGCCGAGGCGCTGGGCCTCCTCCTGCCGGGACCCGAAGGTGCCGGACACCTGGATCGCGACCGTGGCCTCGGGCAGGTCGATGGAGAAGTTGGCGACCTTGGACACCACGAGGACGGAGATCTCGCCGTTGCGGAACGCGTCGAAGAGCTTCTCGCGCTGGGCGTTGCTGGTCTCGCCCTTGATGACGGGGGCGTCCAGATGCTCGCCGAGCTCGTCGAGCTGGTCGATGTACTGCCCGATGACGAGGGTCTGCTCACCCTGATGC encodes the following:
- a CDS encoding heavy metal translocating P-type ATPase; this translates as MSAHPAATAPPAAQAAEVELAIGGMTCASCAARIEKKLNRMDGVEATVNYATEKAKVTFADGVAVADLIATVEATGYTAQEPPRTVEEKAEESEPDASADPLAPLRQRLVTAVVLAAPVVAMAMIPALQFAYWQWLSLTLTAPVVTYAAWPFHKAAFTNARHGAATMDTLISVGTSAAFLWSVWALFFGTAGTPGMTHAFELTIARSDGAGNMYLEAAAGVTAFILAGRYFEARSKRKAGAALKALLELGAKHVTLVREGGREETVPVGELTVGDRFLVRPGEKIATDGAVVEGASAVDASMLTGESVPVEIAVGDAVTGATLNVGGRLVVEATRVGADTQLARMARLVEDAQNGKAAAQRLADRISAVFVPVVIGLALATLGFWLGNGAGITAAFTAAVAVLIIACPCALGLATPTALMVGTGRGAQLGILIKGPEVLETTRAVDTIVLDKTGTVTTGRMTLLATHVADGTDTGEVLRVAGALEHSSEHPIAQAIADGAREKVGELGVVEDFAGLPGLGVQGIVDGHAVLVGRAKLLGEWEIRLPAELERARAEAEAAGRTAVAVAWDGQARAVLEVADAVKDTSAEAVRRLRGLGLTPILLTGDNEAVARSVAAEVGIDEVIAEVMPQDKVDVVKRLQGEGRSVAMVGDGVNDAAALAQADLGLAMGTGTDAAIEAGDLTLVRGDLRAAADAIRLSRRTLGTIRTNLFWAFAYNVGALPLAAAGLLNPMIAGAAMAFSSVFVVGNSLRLRNFRPQT